A genomic region of Klebsiella sp. RIT-PI-d contains the following coding sequences:
- a CDS encoding bifunctional tRNA (adenosine(37)-C2)-methyltransferase TrmG/ribosomal RNA large subunit methyltransferase RlmN, translating into MSELNVTPEIAIPAVANKDAKINLLDLNRQQMREFFKDLGEKPFRADQVMKWMYHYCSDSFDDMTDINKVLRNKLKEVAEIRAPEVVEEQRSSDGTIKWAIAVGDQRVETVYIPEDDRATLCVSSQVGCALECKFCSTAQQGFNRNLRVSEIIGQVWRAAKIVGAAKVTGTRPITNVVMMGMGEPLLNLTNVVPAMEIMLDDFGFGLSKRRVTLSTSGVVPALDKLGDMIDVALAISLHAPNDQIRDEIVPINKKYNIETFLNSVRRYLEKSNANQGRVTIEYVMLDHVNDGTEHAHELAELLKDTPCKINLIPWNPFPGAPYGRSSNSRIDRFCKVLMSYGFTTIVRKTRGDDIDAACGQLAGDVIDRTKRTMRKRMQGEPIAVKAV; encoded by the coding sequence ATGTCAGAACTTAATGTCACGCCTGAAATCGCCATCCCGGCGGTTGCCAATAAAGATGCAAAAATTAACCTGCTGGATCTTAACCGTCAGCAGATGCGCGAATTTTTTAAAGATTTAGGTGAAAAACCCTTCCGTGCCGATCAGGTCATGAAGTGGATGTACCACTACTGCAGCGACAGCTTTGACGATATGACGGATATCAACAAAGTGCTGCGTAACAAGCTTAAAGAGGTCGCGGAAATCCGTGCGCCTGAAGTGGTTGAAGAGCAACGTTCTTCAGATGGCACCATCAAATGGGCAATTGCTGTCGGCGATCAGCGCGTTGAGACGGTCTATATTCCGGAAGACGATCGCGCCACGCTGTGCGTTTCCTCCCAGGTAGGCTGTGCGCTGGAATGCAAATTCTGCTCTACGGCTCAGCAGGGCTTTAACCGCAATCTGCGGGTGTCGGAAATTATCGGCCAGGTGTGGCGAGCAGCAAAAATTGTCGGCGCGGCAAAAGTGACCGGAACTCGTCCTATCACCAACGTCGTGATGATGGGTATGGGCGAACCGCTTCTCAATCTCACCAATGTTGTGCCTGCCATGGAAATCATGCTGGACGACTTTGGTTTTGGTCTGTCTAAACGTCGCGTTACGCTTTCTACCTCGGGTGTGGTGCCGGCACTGGATAAACTGGGCGATATGATTGACGTTGCACTGGCTATTTCTCTGCACGCGCCTAACGATCAAATCCGTGACGAAATTGTTCCGATCAACAAAAAGTACAATATCGAAACGTTCCTTAACTCTGTGCGCCGCTATCTGGAGAAATCCAATGCTAATCAGGGACGAGTGACCATCGAGTATGTCATGCTGGATCACGTTAATGACGGGACTGAGCATGCGCATGAGCTGGCTGAACTGCTCAAAGATACGCCGTGTAAGATTAACCTGATCCCATGGAACCCGTTCCCCGGTGCGCCTTATGGCCGAAGTTCAAATAGCCGTATTGACCGTTTCTGTAAAGTACTGATGAGTTATGGGTTTACCACCATCGTGCGTAAAACCCGTGGTGATGACATTGACGCAGCCTGCGGACAGCTGGCAGGGGATGTCATTGACCGCACGAAGCGTACAATGCGTAAGCGGATGCAGGGTGAACCGATTGCTGTCAAGGCGGTCTGA
- the ndk gene encoding nucleoside-diphosphate kinase has translation MAIERTFSIIKPNAVAKNVIGSIFARFETAGLKIVGTKMLHLTSEKAGGFYAEHQGKPFFDGLVSFMTSGPIVVTVLEGEDAVRRHREILGATNPANALAGTLRADYADSLTENGTHGSDSVESAEREIAYFFAEGEVCPRTR, from the coding sequence ATGGCTATTGAACGTACTTTTTCCATCATCAAACCTAATGCGGTGGCAAAAAACGTTATTGGCAGTATCTTTGCTCGTTTTGAAACAGCAGGATTGAAAATTGTCGGTACTAAAATGCTGCATCTCACCTCTGAGAAAGCGGGCGGCTTCTATGCAGAGCATCAGGGCAAGCCTTTCTTTGACGGTCTGGTCTCTTTCATGACCTCCGGCCCGATTGTCGTGACCGTACTGGAAGGCGAAGATGCCGTCCGTCGTCATCGTGAAATCCTGGGTGCCACCAATCCGGCAAACGCTCTGGCTGGCACACTGCGTGCAGATTATGCTGACAGCCTGACCGAAAACGGCACTCACGGCTCTGATTCTGTTGAATCTGCCGAGCGTGAAATCGCCTATTTCTTCGCTGAAGGCGAAGTGTGCCCGCGCACCCGCTAA
- a CDS encoding 4Fe-4S binding protein: MRFILAHAEVAPAIGAACTHHLLRHSSCRACVDACPMQALTCAEGRVTLNSERCLNCGDCLFACPVDAIGGISTPSRYYRDEALVAPLSRQPASPAELLVWHRLYHIRAVVCDIDQQPGWALAVARLNLLLQQYQEPGWRLIPPARSHVDVVKRTAFHVRESTLRSATAPAGRRLIRQLYPHFSEAVPHIDPQRCQLCGACTRVCPQQALLLTEQFFEIESAKCTDCKRCEDVCPYQALTIETGPRLSTISQQVCFKVRCPNCQRIYAAWENKQAPCAVCRQHQHGMRRNCC; this comes from the coding sequence GTGCGTTTTATCCTCGCACACGCTGAGGTGGCACCGGCAATCGGTGCCGCCTGTACGCATCACCTTCTGCGCCACTCCTCCTGTCGGGCGTGCGTGGATGCCTGCCCGATGCAGGCGTTAACCTGTGCCGAAGGGCGGGTTACGCTTAATAGTGAGCGCTGTCTGAACTGTGGCGATTGTCTGTTTGCTTGTCCTGTTGACGCCATCGGCGGTATCAGCACCCCGTCGCGTTATTACCGGGATGAGGCACTGGTTGCTCCACTCTCACGGCAGCCGGCCAGCCCCGCGGAGCTGCTGGTCTGGCATCGTCTCTATCATATCCGGGCAGTTGTCTGTGATATAGACCAGCAGCCTGGCTGGGCGCTGGCGGTTGCTCGCCTGAATCTGTTATTGCAACAGTATCAGGAGCCTGGCTGGCGGCTCATTCCCCCTGCCAGATCCCATGTCGATGTCGTGAAGCGGACCGCGTTCCACGTACGCGAAAGTACGCTACGCAGCGCCACGGCACCAGCAGGCCGGCGTCTCATACGCCAGCTTTATCCGCATTTTAGTGAGGCTGTCCCGCATATTGACCCGCAGCGCTGTCAACTTTGCGGAGCCTGCACGCGCGTTTGTCCGCAACAGGCATTGCTGCTAACCGAACAGTTTTTTGAAATAGAATCCGCAAAATGTACCGATTGCAAACGCTGTGAGGATGTCTGCCCATATCAGGCATTAACCATCGAAACAGGGCCACGTCTTTCTACTATCAGTCAGCAGGTGTGCTTCAAAGTACGCTGCCCCAACTGCCAGCGTATTTATGCAGCGTGGGAAAATAAACAGGCTCCGTGCGCAGTTTGTCGTCAGCATCAACACGGTATGCGCCGTAATTGTTGCTAA
- a CDS encoding dimethyl sulfoxide reductase anchor subunit family protein translates to MHELPLLLFTLLLQGSVGVTVWLSVLRSRAGTVLPGIILAFVMACIGLLASMLHMGYPLNALNALRHVASSWLSREVVFASLYLAVLGLSGFLMILRMPGGRQLLPLAALLGVVDVYCMGQIYMHTAVVTWQHINTLFLFYGTAGIVGSVLITLMALKSRWACLPALAKYSVAVVAMMVLSRLLVQPLWSSAIVEASQQVVTLPHTPLIRLQQLHTVFLTGWIMSVIGFVCFAVGGLRKINGALVCGGLLLLAAEAILRFVFFSIG, encoded by the coding sequence ATGCATGAGTTACCGCTACTGCTCTTTACCCTGCTATTGCAGGGCTCGGTTGGCGTGACAGTGTGGCTGTCGGTACTGCGCTCCCGCGCTGGTACCGTGCTTCCAGGCATTATCCTTGCCTTTGTGATGGCATGTATCGGGCTGCTGGCCTCCATGCTGCATATGGGATATCCACTGAATGCGTTGAATGCGCTGCGGCATGTTGCCAGCTCCTGGCTTAGCCGTGAAGTGGTGTTTGCCTCGCTTTACCTCGCTGTACTGGGGTTGAGTGGATTTCTGATGATCCTCCGTATGCCGGGGGGACGACAGCTGCTGCCGCTGGCGGCGCTATTGGGCGTTGTCGATGTGTACTGCATGGGGCAAATCTACATGCATACCGCAGTGGTCACCTGGCAACATATCAATACTCTGTTCCTGTTTTACGGTACTGCCGGGATCGTCGGTTCAGTCCTGATTACGCTGATGGCGCTGAAAAGCCGGTGGGCCTGTTTACCAGCGCTGGCGAAATATAGCGTAGCGGTTGTGGCAATGATGGTGTTAAGCCGGTTATTGGTCCAGCCGCTGTGGTCCAGCGCGATCGTGGAGGCCAGCCAACAGGTCGTCACTCTGCCGCATACTCCGCTTATCCGACTGCAACAACTGCACACTGTCTTTTTAACCGGCTGGATAATGTCAGTAATCGGTTTTGTCTGTTTTGCGGTAGGTGGACTGCGTAAAATAAACGGCGCTCTGGTGTGCGGCGGTTTGCTGCTGCTTGCCGCAGAAGCGATCCTCCGTTTCGTCTTTTTTAGTATTGGATAA
- a CDS encoding DMSO/selenate family reductase complex B subunit — MSQFIDFPPVSDKQLGFFIDSSRCSGCKACQVACKDKHDLEVGRRFRRVYEVSGGGFMPTGQGGVQNNVFAYTLSISCNHCADPVCTKNCPTTAMHKRPGDGIVRVNTDKCVGCGYCAWSCPYGAPQFNTQTGQMSKCDFCIDLQAKGEQPVCVATCPLGAIKFGPIDELREKYGSVNSVKGLPEATITRPNLVIKPHQGAEKEEQHHA; from the coding sequence ATGAGTCAGTTTATTGATTTCCCGCCGGTGAGTGACAAACAGCTGGGCTTTTTTATTGATTCTTCGCGCTGTTCCGGCTGCAAGGCCTGTCAGGTTGCCTGCAAAGACAAACACGATCTGGAAGTGGGGCGTCGCTTTCGGCGCGTCTATGAAGTGAGCGGTGGCGGATTTATGCCAACCGGGCAGGGCGGGGTACAAAACAACGTTTTTGCTTATACGCTTTCAATCTCCTGTAACCATTGTGCCGATCCCGTCTGTACCAAAAATTGCCCGACCACCGCAATGCATAAACGTCCTGGCGACGGCATTGTGCGCGTGAATACCGATAAATGCGTCGGCTGTGGCTACTGTGCGTGGTCCTGTCCTTACGGTGCGCCACAGTTCAATACGCAAACCGGGCAGATGTCAAAATGCGATTTTTGCATTGATTTACAGGCTAAGGGCGAACAGCCGGTCTGCGTGGCAACGTGTCCGCTGGGAGCGATTAAATTTGGTCCCATCGACGAACTGCGCGAAAAATATGGCAGCGTCAACAGCGTCAAAGGCTTGCCGGAGGCGACGATCACCCGGCCAAATCTGGTGATTAAACCGCATCAGGGCGCAGAAAAAGAGGAGCAGCATCATGCATGA
- a CDS encoding DMSO/selenate family reductase complex A subunit, translated as MSTKNSLDEAILPHLSRRHFLQASSALITLPFFSAPGRAASQSAQPTKGTAAAERVVHTCSTFDCGGKCDIRAHVQDGVVTRISTRPDDALDPQMPVMRACVRGRGYRKFVYHPDRLKYPMKRVGKRGEGKFERISWDEATTLIADKLNSITEKYGPASRYMHVGTATSGGTFSGNLMAQRLLNMTGGFLSAYHSVSMGNTAAATPYTYGTAASGNSLDTLLDTKLVILWGHNPTESIFGHSNHFFQQMKQNGTRFIVVDPRYSDTVSSLADQWIPLLPTTDNALMDAMMYVIITENLHDETFIRRHTVGFDEASMPEGVPENESLMAYLTGAKDGIRKTPEWAEVITHVPAQTIRQLARDYANTKPAALIQGWGPQRHNCGERTARGSTLLATITGNVGIKGGWAAGYGGSANRKFCVGPDMPDNPVKAKISVMNWMQAADDASKVTPQDGLKDAEKLDSNIRLLFSLAGNYLTNQNPDLHQAARLLEDESKIEFIVASDLFMTPSAKYADLLLPETSFMERWNIGESWGTGSYLVLSEKLIEPEFERRSDYEWLRDVAAKLGIEKAFSQGRDEKQWIAHIWEQTRLAMPDENLPDFATLQKTRQHLFKSEPYIAFEDNIRDPENHPFPTPSGKIEIFSKRLYDMHHPEIPALSHYVPAHEGPEDTLSEKYPLQLITWKGKNRANSTQYANPWLQEVQIQKLWINPQDAQKRGIRQGDEVRIHNDRGISIVPAEVTPRIIPGVVAMQAGAWWQPDAEGIDRGGCANVLSSARITALAKGNSHQTMLVEVAKA; from the coding sequence ATGAGTACCAAAAATAGCCTGGATGAGGCGATATTACCTCATCTCTCACGGCGACATTTTCTCCAGGCCAGCTCTGCTCTGATTACGCTGCCTTTCTTCTCCGCACCTGGCCGCGCAGCCAGCCAGTCGGCTCAGCCAACGAAGGGCACTGCGGCGGCCGAACGCGTGGTTCACACCTGTAGCACCTTCGACTGTGGCGGAAAGTGTGATATTCGAGCCCACGTACAGGACGGTGTGGTTACCCGTATTTCCACGCGTCCGGACGATGCCCTCGATCCACAAATGCCCGTGATGCGCGCCTGCGTGCGCGGCCGCGGCTATCGTAAATTTGTTTATCACCCTGACCGTCTGAAATACCCGATGAAACGCGTCGGTAAGCGTGGAGAAGGGAAGTTCGAACGCATTAGCTGGGATGAGGCGACGACGCTTATCGCTGATAAGCTCAACAGCATTACTGAAAAATATGGTCCCGCATCGCGTTATATGCACGTGGGTACCGCTACCTCCGGCGGCACTTTCTCGGGTAATTTAATGGCGCAGCGACTGCTTAATATGACCGGAGGCTTTCTGTCTGCTTACCATTCGGTCAGCATGGGCAACACGGCTGCTGCCACACCCTATACTTACGGAACAGCCGCCAGCGGTAACTCGCTGGATACGCTACTTGACACCAAACTGGTGATCCTCTGGGGGCACAACCCAACCGAAAGTATCTTCGGTCACAGCAACCACTTTTTCCAGCAGATGAAACAGAACGGAACGCGCTTTATCGTGGTCGACCCGCGGTATTCTGACACCGTTTCATCGCTGGCCGATCAGTGGATCCCGCTATTACCCACTACGGATAACGCATTAATGGATGCGATGATGTACGTCATCATTACTGAAAATCTGCATGACGAAACGTTTATTCGTCGGCATACAGTCGGTTTTGATGAAGCGTCAATGCCCGAAGGTGTTCCTGAAAATGAATCGCTGATGGCCTATTTGACCGGGGCAAAAGACGGTATACGTAAAACGCCCGAGTGGGCAGAAGTCATTACGCATGTACCGGCACAAACTATCCGCCAGCTGGCGCGCGATTACGCCAATACAAAACCGGCCGCGCTTATCCAGGGCTGGGGCCCGCAGCGGCATAACTGTGGTGAGCGCACCGCCCGCGGCTCTACTCTGCTGGCGACCATCACCGGCAACGTCGGAATAAAAGGTGGCTGGGCAGCCGGCTATGGTGGCAGTGCTAACCGCAAATTCTGCGTTGGACCAGACATGCCGGATAACCCGGTTAAGGCAAAAATCTCCGTCATGAACTGGATGCAGGCCGCCGATGATGCATCAAAAGTCACGCCGCAGGACGGACTGAAAGACGCGGAAAAACTCGACAGCAATATCCGCCTGCTGTTTTCGCTGGCGGGAAACTACCTGACTAACCAGAACCCGGACCTGCATCAGGCCGCGCGTCTTCTGGAGGATGAATCGAAAATTGAGTTCATCGTGGCAAGCGATCTGTTTATGACGCCCAGTGCTAAATATGCCGATCTGCTGCTGCCGGAAACCAGTTTTATGGAGCGCTGGAACATAGGCGAATCCTGGGGCACCGGCAGCTATCTGGTGCTGTCTGAAAAACTGATCGAGCCGGAGTTTGAACGCCGCTCTGACTACGAATGGCTGCGCGATGTTGCGGCGAAATTGGGTATTGAGAAGGCGTTCAGCCAGGGACGTGATGAGAAGCAGTGGATCGCTCATATCTGGGAGCAGACACGCCTGGCCATGCCGGATGAAAACCTGCCGGATTTCGCCACCCTGCAAAAAACGCGTCAGCACCTGTTCAAAAGCGAGCCGTATATCGCCTTTGAGGACAATATTCGCGATCCAGAAAATCATCCGTTCCCGACGCCGTCCGGCAAAATAGAAATCTTTTCTAAACGCCTGTACGACATGCACCATCCGGAGATCCCGGCGCTATCCCACTATGTGCCCGCACATGAAGGCCCGGAAGATACGCTTAGCGAAAAGTATCCGCTGCAGCTTATCACCTGGAAAGGGAAAAACCGCGCCAACTCGACGCAGTACGCCAACCCGTGGCTTCAGGAAGTACAAATCCAGAAACTGTGGATCAACCCGCAGGACGCGCAAAAGCGCGGCATCCGTCAGGGAGATGAAGTGCGTATTCATAACGATCGCGGCATCAGTATCGTGCCCGCTGAAGTCACGCCGCGCATTATTCCGGGCGTAGTGGCAATGCAGGCCGGCGCCTGGTGGCAACCCGATGCCGAAGGTATCGATCGCGGCGGCTGCGCCAATGTGTTGAGTTCGGCGCGTATTACGGCGCTGGCAAAAGGTAACTCCCATCAAACTATGCTTGTAGAGGTAGCCAAAGCATGA